A section of the Spirosoma pollinicola genome encodes:
- a CDS encoding SusD/RagB family nutrient-binding outer membrane lipoprotein has protein sequence MKNTFIKNTACLVLLLSFLFSCKDLSQLNVNPNGVQPETVNPNLILPTVLTETGKTFLNLGYQDMSGVVQHTQKDAFFSGHNDYDWGGDQSWTGYYDLLRNNDLLYQRAVTLNMEFQQGVALVMKSMIFGMITDLWGDAPYTNALKGEQGSADYIAPKFDDQATIYAGILADLDKASVLLSKPKTAYSSIVENADMYYAGDPAKWQKLANSLKLRYLMRISAKQPDVAKAGIEKIVANPAQYPIIDDASADATMAFAGNNAGDSWPANTVFDISGSNYRRIKMCSTLLKPMQATKDPRLAIWAKKVEIPLSVDASLPAGTDKIINGVRYLSPDKVGTTQIDTDPNYVGLPPSVSQLPSGYNFNPTPGQTSVNPHVSYLNEIYTQAKGPLLKARLMSAAEVRFILAEASSKGWAAGDAKTQYEAGVKASLTAWGLSSSYTTFIAQKGVAYDGTLAQIIGQKWIASWTNATEAWFDYRRTGLPALSAGYAAKRKALPLRFYYMRDELNLNKANAGTAIDKLEVTANSQSDGKNSAWSKPWLVQGTGKPW, from the coding sequence ATGAAAAATACCTTTATAAAGAACACTGCCTGCCTGGTTCTGCTACTGTCTTTCCTGTTTTCCTGCAAAGACCTGAGCCAGTTGAATGTGAACCCAAACGGCGTTCAGCCCGAAACGGTTAACCCGAACCTGATTCTGCCCACCGTGCTCACCGAGACCGGGAAGACGTTCTTAAACCTTGGCTATCAGGACATGTCCGGCGTGGTTCAGCACACGCAGAAAGATGCCTTTTTCAGCGGACATAATGACTACGACTGGGGTGGCGACCAAAGCTGGACCGGATATTATGATCTGCTGCGCAACAATGACCTGCTCTACCAGCGGGCGGTTACGCTCAACATGGAATTTCAGCAGGGAGTGGCCCTGGTTATGAAATCCATGATCTTTGGCATGATTACCGACCTTTGGGGCGATGCGCCCTACACCAATGCGCTGAAGGGCGAACAGGGTAGCGCAGATTATATTGCGCCAAAATTTGACGATCAGGCCACCATCTACGCGGGCATTCTGGCGGATCTGGATAAAGCCAGCGTTTTGCTGTCGAAACCAAAAACAGCCTATTCCAGCATTGTCGAAAACGCTGATATGTATTATGCGGGTGATCCGGCCAAATGGCAGAAACTCGCCAACTCACTCAAGCTGCGATACCTGATGCGCATTTCGGCTAAGCAGCCCGATGTAGCTAAAGCCGGTATTGAAAAAATTGTTGCCAATCCTGCCCAGTACCCAATCATCGACGATGCGTCAGCCGATGCAACAATGGCGTTTGCGGGCAACAATGCCGGTGATTCCTGGCCAGCCAATACGGTGTTCGACATCAGCGGCAGCAACTACCGCCGGATAAAAATGTGCTCGACCCTGCTTAAACCCATGCAGGCTACCAAAGACCCACGGCTCGCTATTTGGGCAAAAAAGGTAGAAATCCCCCTTTCTGTCGATGCCTCACTGCCTGCCGGTACCGATAAAATCATAAACGGTGTACGGTATCTGTCGCCGGATAAAGTAGGTACGACTCAGATTGATACCGATCCGAATTATGTAGGGCTGCCACCAAGTGTTTCGCAGCTCCCATCGGGCTACAACTTCAACCCGACACCGGGCCAGACATCGGTCAATCCACACGTTTCGTACCTGAATGAAATATACACGCAGGCGAAAGGCCCGTTGCTGAAAGCCCGGCTGATGTCGGCGGCAGAAGTGCGGTTTATTCTGGCCGAGGCTTCATCGAAAGGCTGGGCCGCCGGTGATGCAAAAACGCAGTACGAAGCAGGTGTTAAAGCCTCACTTACCGCCTGGGGGTTATCCAGTAGCTACACGACCTTCATTGCTCAGAAAGGTGTTGCCTACGATGGTACGCTGGCACAGATCATCGGCCAGAAATGGATTGCCAGCTGGACAAACGCTACGGAAGCGTGGTTCGATTACCGACGTACGGGTTTACCGGCCCTCTCGGCAGGTTATGCGGCAAAACGAAAGGCGCTTCCCCTGCGCTTTTATTACATGCGGGATGAGTTGAACCTCAACAAAGCCAACGCCGGAACGGCCATAGACAAACTGGAAGTAACCGCCAACTCACAGTCTGACGGAAAAAACAGTGCCTGGTCAAAACCGTGGCTGGTTCAGGGAACAGGGAAGCCGTGGTAG
- a CDS encoding RNA polymerase sigma factor, translated as MHLNFPIDRILSNVIQGDQAAFAQLYRHYRSPALKFCLYLLKDQEEAENMIHDVFIKIWERRAQINPNLNFSSYLFTCLRNRAFDYLKQVEKNQLLRQRYMERTQGTFDEPEDQEARISRLEAAVNSLSEKRKTILLLNVDGGKSYQEIAMMLRISKNTVKNQLVKAKQLLREKLDFAVL; from the coding sequence ATGCACCTCAACTTCCCAATTGATCGTATTCTCAGCAACGTCATTCAGGGCGATCAGGCGGCTTTCGCACAATTGTACCGGCACTACCGCAGCCCCGCCCTTAAATTCTGCCTTTACTTATTGAAAGACCAGGAAGAGGCAGAGAACATGATTCATGATGTTTTCATAAAAATCTGGGAGCGCCGAGCCCAGATCAATCCAAACCTGAATTTCAGTTCTTACTTGTTTACCTGCCTTAGAAACAGGGCATTCGACTATCTGAAGCAAGTTGAAAAGAACCAACTGCTGCGTCAACGCTACATGGAGCGAACGCAGGGCACGTTTGACGAGCCAGAAGATCAGGAAGCTCGCATTAGCCGACTTGAGGCCGCAGTCAACTCACTTTCCGAAAAGCGAAAAACGATACTGCTTCTAAATGTGGATGGAGGCAAATCCTATCAGGAAATTGCTATGATGCTGCGAATTTCAAAAAACACAGTAAAAAACCAACTCGTGAAAGCCAAGCAACTCCTGCGGGAGAAACTCGATTTTGCGGTTTTGTAA
- a CDS encoding SusC/RagA family TonB-linked outer membrane protein: MKPFSTFQLILRQTLPIIMLVGVCFTHVLANGSAKNKPARTITGNVTIGTNNQSIAGANIVIKGTQIGTITDQRGNYSITVNADNAVLVYSFIGYKTQEVVVGNKSIIDVALVENNEVLGEVVVTALGIKREARSLGYSVGEVQGKDLSRVAQENVLNSLAGRVAGVQISSTGPSGSSVSMIIRGAKSLNTDNQPLFVVDGVPVANSLNNVSQIGNDNRVDYGNAISDINPDDVENISILKGPSAAALYGSRAGNGVVLITTKSGSKSQKMTVSVTSNTVFDQPYKYLKMGSKFATGILPFTPDNNPYPGGILQIDESSSGGVGPELDKGYNAIQWNSPVGSDGNQIPTPLVSHPNNVRDFVRTGITSTNGVSISNNSEKITYRLSYSNMSSRGIVPNSDLFKNTLAISTNVRVNSKLTLSTNLDFSRNNSNNRPAGERGTNPLQWAYGVGSHIDINDLRNYWVPGKEGLQQQSQSIGNYNNPWFLAYEVNNGYVRDRVFGNLKAEWQITPEIKLMGRYALDTYSEQRETKIAKSYTGEPNGAYGLINLKRYERNADFLATYTKRFNALSVVVSAGGNNRYSQSTDLSNSSKSGAGLIIPGLYTIQNIAPNNLQYSNYLYKKAIYSAYATANLGYKDMIYLDLTARNDWSSTLPVNNRSYFYPSASLSLLLNEIVHLSNNVDMFKLRAGVAQVGNDANPYSLYPTLGDAGAWNGVTRLSKSGSILLPNLKPEIATSYEVGIDYNMFRNRLRFSGTYYMSDNRNQILPSQISPSSGFTTKNINAGLLESRGIELSLGGTLVDKGGLRWDLTTNFTKNTTRIKELAEGIPYYTLWTDAKGGAWTYVGDKVGDIYDAEVITVTDQKSSYYGYPILDNDGSWQSKSATNTKNKIGNFNPNFMLGAQSSLSYKGFTLNFSLDWRAGGDFVSQTYRYMESDLRSQRFLDNLINPGDRTGDALRNWLVENADKNIKIQGNYFPIVGGPTAAYGGYPFEFGGKTYAYGVFNPGVIAQYDSQGNITGYTENLGGAGTKIIPYGDNYPWSFTRAATFDASFVKLREVSLGYELPAQFVKSIGLQSATFSVYSRNIILWTAAKINVDPEMAFQPQSSPQAGTQFKQGIERYNVTPWTIPVGFKLGLTF, encoded by the coding sequence ATGAAACCATTCTCTACTTTTCAGCTGATTCTGAGGCAAACACTACCCATCATTATGCTGGTAGGGGTCTGCTTCACGCATGTGCTGGCCAATGGATCTGCCAAAAATAAACCGGCCAGAACCATAACCGGGAACGTAACAATAGGCACTAATAACCAGTCGATTGCGGGCGCCAATATTGTAATAAAAGGCACCCAGATCGGAACGATTACGGATCAGCGGGGAAACTACTCCATCACCGTAAACGCCGACAACGCGGTTCTTGTCTATTCGTTTATCGGCTACAAAACGCAGGAAGTCGTGGTTGGCAACAAGTCGATCATTGATGTTGCCTTAGTCGAAAACAACGAAGTACTGGGCGAAGTGGTTGTTACGGCGCTGGGAATCAAGCGCGAAGCACGCTCGCTGGGCTACTCCGTAGGCGAAGTGCAGGGAAAGGACCTGAGCCGGGTAGCACAGGAAAACGTCCTGAATTCACTGGCGGGTCGCGTAGCCGGTGTTCAGATCAGCTCAACCGGGCCGTCGGGCTCGTCGGTCAGTATGATTATCCGGGGAGCCAAATCCCTTAATACCGACAACCAGCCGCTGTTTGTGGTCGATGGGGTTCCTGTCGCCAATTCATTGAACAATGTTAGCCAGATAGGTAACGACAACCGCGTCGATTATGGAAATGCCATTTCGGACATTAACCCCGACGATGTGGAGAACATATCCATATTGAAAGGCCCGAGCGCGGCTGCTTTATATGGCTCACGGGCGGGTAATGGCGTGGTATTGATTACAACCAAAAGCGGCTCAAAATCACAGAAAATGACGGTATCGGTTACGTCGAATACTGTTTTTGACCAGCCCTATAAATACCTGAAAATGGGCAGCAAATTTGCCACGGGTATTCTTCCATTTACACCCGACAACAATCCTTATCCGGGCGGAATTCTGCAAATCGACGAGAGTTCGTCGGGCGGTGTTGGCCCCGAATTAGACAAAGGGTATAACGCCATTCAATGGAATAGTCCCGTTGGGAGCGACGGCAATCAAATTCCAACGCCCCTTGTGTCGCATCCAAACAACGTTCGGGATTTTGTCCGGACCGGCATTACAAGCACAAACGGAGTGTCGATCTCGAACAATTCGGAGAAGATCACCTATCGACTGTCCTATTCCAATATGAGCAGCCGGGGGATTGTCCCTAATTCTGATCTGTTCAAAAATACGCTGGCCATCAGCACAAATGTGCGGGTCAACAGCAAACTGACGCTGAGTACAAACCTGGATTTCAGCCGCAATAATTCCAACAACCGGCCTGCTGGCGAACGCGGTACCAACCCCCTGCAATGGGCATATGGGGTGGGTTCGCACATCGACATCAATGATCTGAGAAATTACTGGGTGCCCGGTAAAGAAGGCTTACAACAGCAATCACAAAGTATAGGCAACTATAATAACCCCTGGTTTCTGGCCTATGAAGTAAACAATGGCTACGTACGGGATCGGGTATTTGGTAACCTGAAAGCCGAATGGCAGATCACTCCCGAAATCAAATTGATGGGGCGCTATGCACTTGACACCTATTCTGAACAGCGGGAAACCAAAATAGCCAAAAGCTATACCGGCGAACCTAATGGGGCATATGGTCTGATCAATCTGAAACGCTACGAACGGAATGCCGACTTCCTGGCAACGTATACCAAGCGGTTTAATGCCCTGAGCGTTGTGGTATCGGCGGGGGGAAACAACCGTTACTCGCAATCGACGGACTTGAGCAACAGCAGCAAAAGTGGCGCGGGTCTGATTATTCCGGGCCTGTACACCATTCAGAATATCGCGCCAAATAATCTTCAGTATAGCAACTACCTCTACAAGAAGGCCATTTACAGCGCGTATGCTACGGCTAACCTGGGCTACAAAGACATGATTTACCTGGACTTAACCGCCCGCAATGACTGGTCAAGTACTTTGCCGGTCAACAATCGCTCGTATTTCTATCCGTCGGCTTCGCTGAGTTTGCTGCTCAACGAAATAGTGCACCTGTCCAACAACGTCGACATGTTTAAACTTCGGGCCGGGGTTGCGCAGGTTGGTAATGATGCAAACCCCTACAGCCTCTATCCTACCCTGGGCGATGCGGGTGCCTGGAACGGTGTAACACGCCTGTCGAAATCGGGAAGTATTTTGCTGCCCAATCTGAAACCGGAAATTGCCACTTCCTACGAAGTAGGTATTGACTACAACATGTTCCGAAATCGACTCCGCTTCTCGGGAACATACTATATGTCCGACAACCGCAACCAGATTCTGCCTTCGCAGATTTCTCCATCGTCTGGTTTCACCACAAAAAACATCAATGCGGGTCTGCTGGAAAGCCGTGGTATCGAACTATCGCTCGGCGGCACACTCGTCGACAAAGGTGGTTTGCGCTGGGACCTGACCACCAATTTCACCAAGAACACAACGCGTATAAAAGAACTGGCCGAAGGCATTCCCTATTATACTCTCTGGACCGATGCGAAAGGGGGTGCCTGGACGTATGTAGGCGATAAAGTAGGGGACATTTACGATGCAGAGGTTATTACCGTAACCGACCAGAAATCATCCTATTATGGCTATCCCATTCTGGACAATGACGGTTCCTGGCAGAGCAAAAGCGCGACTAACACGAAGAACAAGATCGGGAACTTCAATCCCAACTTCATGCTGGGTGCCCAAAGCTCACTTTCCTACAAAGGGTTTACACTCAACTTCTCCCTCGATTGGCGGGCAGGTGGCGATTTCGTATCGCAAACCTACCGGTACATGGAATCCGACCTGCGCTCACAGCGGTTTTTGGATAACCTGATTAACCCCGGCGACCGAACCGGCGACGCCCTCCGTAACTGGCTGGTAGAAAACGCCGATAAGAACATCAAGATTCAGGGCAATTACTTCCCTATCGTAGGTGGACCAACAGCAGCCTATGGTGGCTATCCATTTGAATTTGGTGGTAAAACGTATGCGTATGGCGTTTTCAATCCGGGGGTTATTGCGCAGTATGACTCGCAGGGTAACATAACCGGCTACACCGAAAATCTGGGTGGAGCAGGCACCAAAATTATTCCTTATGGCGATAACTACCCCTGGAGTTTTACCCGAGCCGCCACATTTGATGCCTCCTTTGTCAAACTTCGGGAAGTGTCGCTGGGCTATGAACTACCCGCTCAGTTTGTCAAGTCGATTGGCCTGCAAAGCGCTACATTCTCGGTCTACAGCCGAAACATCATTTTGTGGACAGCTGCCAAAATCAACGTCGATCCCGAAATGGCTTTCCAGCCTCAGTCCAGCCCACAGGCCGGTACGCAGTTTAAACAAGGCATCGAGCGGTACAACGTAACGCCCTGGACTATTCCGGTCGGTTTCAAACTTGGTCTCACGTTTTAA